The stretch of DNA GATGCCCTGGTTGGCGTGGCCGTCCGAGATGAGCAGCAGGGTGGCGCCGCCGTCCTGGGAGGCCCGCCGGGCCTCCTGCACCCCGCGCATCAGGCCGCTGGACAGGTCGGTGGAGCCGCCCGGCCGCACCGCCCGGATCCGCTCCTTCACCGCGGTCTTGTCGGTCAGCGGCCCCGCCGGGGCCAGCACCCGGGCCTGGTCGGAGAAGACCACCACGCCGAACCGGTCGACCGGGTCGAGCCGGTCGACGACGGACAGCAGCGCGCGGACCGCGCCGCCGAGCCGGTCGTCGCGGCTCATCGAGGAGCTGCGGTCCAGCACGACCTGGAGCGTCGACGGCGGACGCTCCTCCTGGGCGGCGCGCACCGGTGCGGTGATGTCGAGCAGGACGGTGACCTCGTCCTCGGTCTCCAGGGGGACCGCGTCGAATTCGAGGAGGGCGGAGACGTGCACGGGTGCGTCCTTCCGGTGGTGACCGCTACCGCCATCGTGCCGTACGGAAAGCGCTGCAGGCCGGGCGGTGTGTGGCGAGAAGCGGCCAAACCGCCGCTTTCGGGCACCTCGCAGGTGCGGCGGACGGCCCGGAAGGGCGGGCGCCGGTGCCGTCGGCGGGCTGAGCGGGTGCCATGGCACGACCTTAGACGGAGGTACGGACGGTGCGCCCTCCCCGTAGCCGCCGATGGGGCCTCTGCCCGCCGTCTCCGTCCCGGCCTTCCCCGATCCGCGGGGTTCTGCGCCCTCCCCGTGCCGGGCCCGTCCTTCCCCGGCTCCGACCCGCCTCCGCGAGGGTTCCCGCTCGCCGGCGGGCCGGTGAGGAGCATGATGTGAGGCCCGGCGCCGTCGAGGGCGGTGCCGCACCTTCGCGATGACGTGCCGGGCCCGACCCGGGCAGCGGTCGAGGGGGCAGGACCCTTCGGGGAGGAGGGGGCGCCTCGCCCCGGCCCTGCGGAGCCGCCGCTACCCGACGGAACGGCCGCCCCGCAGGCGCCGGGGTCGGTCGACCTCCTACGGGAATCAGCGGTCCCTGGGAAGCCGCTGGGCATGCGGCCGGCCCCGGGGCATTCGGCCAGGGGCCCGGTGGGGAGGGCGGTGCATCTCCGTCGCGCCCTTGCCGCCCGCACGGACGGGCCCGGTCTCCACGAGGTGTCGATCTCGGCGCTGCCGCCTCCCGAACGGCGCTGAGACGCAGCGGCGCCGGCATCGACGCGGGAGAGGCGGCGTGCCGGCCCGCGCTTTCCGCCCGGGGCGCCGCCCGCCCTGCCCCTCCGCTCCGGTCCCGGAATAGGCGGCCGGGACGGAGGCGGGCGCCGATCGGTCCGCACTTTCACGGCTGCGATCTGCGAAAACGTGGAGAGTGCCGGTTTCGTGCGCGTTCCGCCGCGGTCGCGGGCCGATTCCGGCAGAATCGGGACGGTGCGGACGGACGGCGAAGCGAAGACCCTGCCCCTGGACATGCCCGCGACCGCTCCGGCGCGGTCGGGCGGAGCGGACGCCGCGGTGCTGCGCTGCGGGGCGGCGGCCCTCGGCGCGTTGGGCGTGCCCGCGGCCGGGGTCGAGCACGTCGGGCTGCGCGTGTTCGGGGTGGCCGCCCGGGTGTTCCACCGGGCAGACAGGGCCGAACTGCACCGCCGCCGGGAGGCCGGGCAGCCGCCGATCCTCCGCCTCGGAGCGCTGGAGGCGCTGATGGGGCTGCCGCTGGGCGAGCCGGTCCCGGAGGCGTCGCTCACCGAGCGCGAGCGCCTCCTGCTGCGCACCGCGCCCCCGGGGGCGGTCGCGCGGGACGCCGACCGGGTGGTGCGGCTGGCCGCGGTCCCGCTCCGCGCCGAACTGGCCGTCGCCACCGGCCCCACCTGGCGGGCGGCGCTCGCCAGAGCCGCCCGTTTCGCCCCGTTCTGCGCCCGCGCGGCCGTCGCCGACCGGCCCCCGCGCGATGCCGCCGAGGCCGCGACCGAGGCCGACTACTACGGGGTCGGCCTGGCCGTGCGGGACGGTTCGGACGCCGTGCCGCTGGTGCCCCCGGAGCCCTTCCGGCCGCGCCGGCATTCGGCGCTGAAATGGAAGTTCGCCGAGCAGGTGCTGGCCGCGAGGGAGCGCTGACGGCCGCCGTTCCAGAGGAGTGGCCGGGAGGCGCGGTGGAGTGCCCACGGGCTCGGGGCCCCGCTCCGGGAACCGCCCGCTGACGGAAGTCCGTCCGGCGTCAGGGCCGCCGCGTGCCGGGTCTCCGTGCACCGGCCCTCTGAACGCCGAGTCTCCGGGCTAGGCACGGCCCGCCCAGACCTTCAGCGCCCGGGGGATCTCGAACCGGTCGTCCGGCGATCGGGCGACCTGGTTCAGCAACCGGTGCTCTTGCACCGCTCTGTCGCAGATGGTCCTCCAGCGCGCGAGGCCCTGCGCCCTGCTGTCCACGTCCTGGACCCACCGCCACAGGGTGCTCCACACGGCGAGGTTGTGCGTGTGCGCATCGGCCTTCTCCAGCTCCGTGGTGAACGAGGTGAGCGGCCTGCCACCATCGCGGAACCCCGTCCGCCGCATCCAGGAGGCGCAGAAGTCGCAGGGACAGCGCGGCGGGTCGGCCTCCGCGAGGGCCGTCGCGAACTCCTCTCCCCAGCGGTAGGTCAGCATCCGGGGGATGAGCACGGCAGGGCTGCTCCGCCCCCGTGCCCCCCTCCCTCCGGAGCCGGGCGGGCGGGCATGCCGGGCCGACGGGGAGTCGCCGATGGCGGCGAAGTCGGCACCGTGCACCATGGCGTCGAACGCGGCGAGGTCGGTTCGGAGCAGGCCGCACCCCGGGACGGAGTCGAACAGCTCGCCGAGCCGCTCCGCCGCGCCGACGGGCTTCAGCGGGTCCCTGGGATGGCCGAGGACCATCGCTTTGGGAACCGGGGTCCGGCGCAGCAACGAGACCAGGTCGGGGAACGAAGAGTCGGTGAGCCACCCCGCGTCGATCGGTACGGTCAGCAGGACGTCGTTCCGCCCCAGCCCGGTGACCCTGCGGACCGCCGACGCCAGCGACCGGGTGTCGCCGGTCCGCAGGTATCCGGTCGGGGTCAGGGCCATCACCGACCTCTGCTTCAGAAACCGGTTGAGCGCTTCGCCCAGTTCGTCGTCGTTGAAGAGCGACGGCTGGCCGAGCTCGAACGGCCGCTCGGGGGTGGCGACGTGCCGCTCGTAAGCGGCGGGATCGATGAGCACCGGGCCGTTGAAACCGCCTTCGGAAGTCAGGCGGCGGGCCTCCTCGGCGGCGCCGCTTCCGCAGAAGACGATGCCGCTGTCCAGCGGTGAGACGTCCGCCAGCGGGGCGTCCTCGGCTTTCTTCACCTGCAGCATGATGCAGCCGTCCAGCCGGTGGTACGGGTGCTCGGGGACGGGGGATCGGGCGGGCAGCAGTGACACGGTCGGCCTCCTCGGGAAGGCACCGGGGTGCGCACCCTCCCGTCATGCCCGGAGCCCCGCCCCCGCGGGCGATGTGGCACGAACCGGTCACCACGTGCGAGCAAGGTGTACCGCCGGGGTAAGGTCGCCGTGATTCTCGCGGGGCCGCCCGGCGGTCCCGGGATTTCCTGTGGACCCCAGCGCAGGAGGCGCCTTGAAGAACGACGACGACCGTTCCCACCGCAACGAGGTCGGTAGGAACACGGGCTCGGCGGTGCAGGCCGGGACCGTGCACGGCGGTGTCCACAACACCTTCCACCGGACGACGGTCATCGCCGGCGGCGACCGGGGACGCTGCGGAGCAGCATGCCCTCCGCACCCGCGGTCTTCGTGGACCGCGAGCACGACCTGGAGGAGATCGGGCGCCTGCTGGAGCGCACCACCGGCACCTGCGTGCTGCTCTGCGAGGGGCCGCGCGGTGTCGGGAAGAGCGCCCTGCTGCTGCGCGCCGCCGACGAGTTCGCGGGGCGCTTCCCCGACGGACGGCTCTACTACGACTACTCCCGGGGAGACGGGGCCCGGCGCGCCGATCCCGATGCGGCCCTCACCGAGTTCCTGATCATGCTGGGCGTGCGGGAGGAGTTCCTGCCCACCACCTACGAGGGACGGCTCGCCGAGTACCGGAACCGCACCGCCGACGCCGCGGTGCTGGTGATCGTGGAGGGCGCTGAGGAGCCCGCCCAGGTGCGCCAGCTCGTCCCCGCCGGACCGCGGAGCGCCCTGTTGGCCTGCGGCGACGGGCCGGCCCTGGCCGAGCTGAGCATCGAGCCCGGGGGAGCGCTTCCGCTGCCGCTGGATCCCCTGCCCGACGAGCACGCCCGGGAACTGCTGCACGCCCTCTGCCCCCGGCTGGACGGCGGCGCGGACGGCCCGGCGCTGGACCGGCTGGTCGCTGCCTGCGAGGGCCTGCCGCTGGCGCTGGTCATGGTGGCCGGCCGGCTCCGCCGCGACCGGCGTACAGGCGTCACCGCCCTCGCCGACGAGCTCTCCGACGAGAAGCGCAGGCTCTCCGCGATCCGGGTGAACGGCGGCGTCACCCTCTCCGCCGCGTTCGGACTCTCCTACCGGCGGCTGTCCGGCGGGGCCGCGGAGCTGTACCGGGCGCTGGGCGCCTGGCCCGGGGAGGTGTTCGACGACGGCCTGGCCGCGGCGGCGCTCGGCGGGAACGGCGGATCGGACGAGGTGATGCCGCTCCTCGACGAGCTCACCGCCGCCAACCTGCTGGTCGAGGAGGCCGGCAGGCTGTTCCGCTTCAGGCACGGGCTGATCGTGCTGGACGCCCGGGACCGCGCCGCGGAGGAGGACCCGGAAGAGGAGCGCACCGGGCGGCTGCGGCGGATGCTGGACTTGTACATGGTCCCGCTGGCCTTCGCCGACCGCGCCGTGATGGGGGAGCGGACCAGCCCGGTCGACGTGGATGCGCTGACCGCCGGCGCCCGCGACCCGTTCCCGGAGGGGGACCAGGGGAAGAGGGCCGCGCTGGCCTGGCTGGGGCGCGAGCGCGGGACGCTGCTCGCCGCGGTGCGCGCGGCGGCCGCCGCCGGCCTGCACGACAGGGCCTGGAAGATCGCGGTGCTGGCCACCGCGCTCTACATGAACATCCGCTACCTGCAGGACTGGGCGGAGAGCGGCCTGCTCGGCGCGGAGGCCGCGCGAGAGGACGGCGACCCCCGCGGGGAGATCCGGCTGCGCTCGACGGTCTCCCGGCCGCTGGCCGACCTGGGCCGGATGGACCAGGCGAAGCAGCAGATCGAACGGGCCGTGGAGCTCGCCGGGTCGATCGGCGACGTGCTGCTGGAGGCGTCCGCGCACGAGTTCCACGGCCGCTACCTGGACCTGGTGGACCGGGAGCGCGCCCTCGCCGCCTACACCCGGGCCGAAGAGCTCAGCTCCTCCGCGGGCGACGGGCGGAACGCGCGCCGCGGCGCCGCCCTCGCCGTCTACTTCCGCGGCCGCACCCTGGCCGAGCTGGGGCGGAAGGAGGAGGCGGCCGCCGACCTGGAGGACGCCCTCACCCGTTTCCTGGCCCTGTCCGATCCCGATGAGCGGATGGCTGCCCGGGTCCGCACCGGCCTCGGCGACCTCCGCCTGAAGGAGAAGGCATACCAGCAGGCCCTGCCGCACTTCACCGCGGCGATCGAGGCCCTGGAACGCCGGGGCGGGAACTCCCACTACGAGGCGCTGGCCCGGGAGTCCCTGGCCGACGCGCTCACCGCCCTCGGCCTGCCCGGTGAGGCCGAGCGGCACCTGCGCAGGGCCCTGGAGATCCACCGCGAGGGCGGCGGCCCGCGCGCCCGGATCCTGGAGCGGCGCCTGGAGGAGGAGCACGGCGGAAACCGGAGCTGACCGGGGCCGCGCCCCGCCCCGGGGCCCCGCTGGATCGCTGATGCGGAAAGGCCGGCCGGCGCCGGAGGACGCCTCTCCACCCGCTCCTCCCCGGTGATCTCGGCGTTGCGGCCCCACCAGAGCGCTCTGGTGGGGCCGCAACGCCGAGATCACCGCCTTGGGGAGGGCTTTCCCATCGACGGTCCGGTGCTCTGAGTCCCTGATCCGGCGAAGGCCGGGGACGGCCGTTCCGCGAGGGCGCCCGTCCGCATCACCCTGCCCGCCCGCGGTACCGCCCATCTGCCGCGGGGCGGCGCCGCTCCCCGAACCCCCGCCGAATGAAGGCTTCAGGACACCGGCTCTGGAAGAGGGGCGCCCGGGGCCGGGCCGCGCACCGGTCTCCTCGGCGGGCCGGAGGCGCAGGCGCCCCACCGGGCCGTCCGCGGGCGCCGGGCGGGCCATGCCGAACGACGGGCGCGCCCGCCGCCGGGACGGCCCTGCTTCCCCGGTCGACCGGACCCGCAGCCTTCCGCGTCCGGTTCGGGAGAGGGACGCCTTCGGCGGGCCGCGGCCCGGCGTGCGCGGGGCCGCGCCTAGATCGTTGATGGGTTTTCGCCGGGGGTGAGCACCCTTGCTGTCGGGCCCCGGCGTCCTCGGCCCCGCGTCCGGCCGCGATGAAGCCGATCCGCGGTGCGGCGTCGCCTCGGCGCCGCCGTCACCGCTGCGGGGCGGCTCGCGGGGGCCGTTGATCTTGGAGTCATCGGCTGGTCCGGTACCGCTCACCGGTGCAGGCGAGCGGGCCGGGGCCGGTCGAACAGCCCGGATCGGCCTTCGGTCGCGTAGCGGCGGAGCCATTTGTGGGCGGTGGTGCGGGAGACGCCCATGGACGGTCAGGCGGGCGTTACGGTGGGGCGTGAGGGCCTCCGTGTGGTGTGTGACCTGGTAGTTCCACCACATCGGAGGTCCTCACATCTGGGGCGCGGGTGGAGCCGCTCGCACCTCGCATCGCCAGACGCCCGGGCCGACCCGCAGCCGGTACCCGCCCCGGAGCGGGGCGCCCGCTCTGAGCAGGGTGTAGATCAGCGCCGAGGCCAGGCACGGATCCGGGGCGTGCGGTCCGCCCGGCAGGGAGCGCACCGTGACGGTCCGGCCGTCGCGCAGACGGGCGGTGCAGCCCTCCGGCTCCGCGGCGGCGGCGAACAGCGCACCGGGATGGTGCTCGAAGGCGTCGGCGGCCCATTCCGCGCCGGTCCGGTCGTCGGCGGGGGAGGCCGGGGCGCGCAGCACCACCGAGGCGGAGCGGGCGAGGGCGACGTCCGGTTCAGAGTCCCAGGAGGCCAGGTGGCGGACGGCGCCGGGGGAGTCTGCGGGGCGGCGGACCGCGGCCGGAAAGCGCTCGACGGTGACCGTGCGGCCGTCCTCGGAGAGCCGGCCGGACACCTCGAACGAGGTGACCGGCCGGCTCTCCGGCTCCGGGAGCGGGGAGGTCCGCAGCGGCCCCTGCGGGGCGGTCGGCAGGGAGAGGCCGATGATCCGGTAGAGCAGCCGCCGCAGGCGCTCGGCGCCCTCGCCGGGGTGGGCGAACGCGTACCCCGCCGCGTCGGCGTACCGCCCCGGGACGTGGCCCTCCACCGCGGCGTCGAGCTGCCTCCGGAGGCCGGCCGCGAGGTCGAGCCGGTCTGCGGAGGCGGCCAGGCGGGCCGCCGCGGTTCCCGGCACCGACTCCTCGCCGAACGTGCCGAGCAGGACCGGGCGGTCCGCCGCCGCGGCGTACAGCGTGACCGACCCGTGGTCGCCCAGTACGACGTCGGCGGCGGCCAGCGCCGCCTCCCACCCCTGCTCGGGCGGTAGGGCGAGCAGGCCGGCGTCGACGGCGCGGGCCAGGGCCTGACGCACCGCCCAGGGGCCGTGCGCGGTGCCGATGTTGGGGTGGAGCACGGCGGCGACCCGGTACTCGTCGCGGGGCAGCTCGGCGAGGAGCCGCTCGGGGAGGTCGGGGCGGGTTCCGAGCAGCCCCTGTCCGCCCCAGGTGGAGGAGAGCACGACCAGCCGGGTGCCCCGCGACGCGCCGAGGTGCGCCCGGTAGCGGGCCCGGTGGCGGAGGTTGGCCCGGATCCGGTCGTGCACGTGGTCGCCGGTCACCTCGGCGGCGTCGGCGAGGCCGGCGTGCACCGTGCGCAGCTGCTCGCGCTGCGCCGGGTGCGACACCACGGTCACGATGTCCGGGCGGTCCGCGAACTCCTTGCGGACCACCCCGGACAGCCGCCGCTCGCCGCTCTCGGAGTCGGGGACCCACTTCTGGAAGCCGATGCCGTGCGGCAGCACGACCACCGGTGCGGACAGCCTGTCGAGGTCGACGTTCTCACTGGCGGTGACGGTGAGCGAGGCGGGCACCAGCGGCGCCTCGTCCCAGGGCACCACGGTGCCGCCGAGCTCCTGCAGCATGCGCAGGGTGCGCGAGCTGAACGCGGACCCGCCGTCGAAGGTGAAGAGGACCTGGACCCGGTGCTGGTCGCCGCGGAAGGCGACGGTCAGCGCGTCGAGCAGCCGGATGGCGGAGGTCAGGGTGCGCGCCACCGCGAGGACGATCGGGCCGCGGAACGTGGTCCAGCGCCGGATCTCCGGAAGCGGGCGCGCCCACAGGGATGCGGGCTCCTGGGCTCCTGGGCTCCTGGGCTCCTGGGCTCCTGGGCTCCTGGGCTCCTGGGCTCCTGGGCTCCTGGGCTCCTGGGCTCCTGGGCTCCTGGGCTCCTGGGCTCCTGGGCTCCTGGGCTCCTGGGCTCCTGGGCTCCTGGGCTCCTGGGCTCCTGGGCTCCTGGGCTCCTGGGCTCCTGGGCTCCTGGGCTCCTGGGCTCCTGGGCTCCTGGGCTCCTGGGCTCCTGGGCTCCTGGGCTCCTGGGCTCCTGGGCTCCTGGGCTCCTGGGCTCCTGGGCTCCTGGGCTCCTGGGCTCCTGGGCTCCTGGGCTCCTGGGCTCCTTATCTACACCATCAATGCTAGCGGAGCGGCGAGGCGCCGTCTCGGAAATGGGGGAACTCGGTGCGATTCGCCGCATGGGGGCCGATTCTAGCGAGGGTGGGATCCTCACCGTCCGCGTACTGACAACTGTCACCGGGGAGCGGTGACAGCGCCGTCTACCCCCGCCGGCAGGCGGGTCGGGAGGGTGGGGGCATGGATGCGGCAGGGGACGTGCGGGTTCGGGAAGCGCCTCCGGGCGGGGGCGGCGGGGTTCCTCCAGGGAGGGCAGGCAGCGGTGGGCGGGCGCCGGTTCCGCCGCGGGCCTCCGGGCGGGTGTGGGGCGCGGCGCTGCTGGCCGGGGCGGTCGTCGCGGCCGCCGGGTACATGCTGATGCCCTTCAAGGGCGCGCCGGACCTGCAGGTCGAAGGGGCTCCGGAGCCGGCCGCCGCCGCGGAGCGGGCGATCGGCGACTCGGCAGGCTCCTACCAGGGGTTCGGCGCGGTCCTGGTGGACGGGGACGGCAGCGCCGAGGCGTTCGGCGGGACGGCGGACGGGACGGCGCCGATCGGGGTGGACACGCCGTTCGAGACCGGGTCGGTGTGGAAGGTGTTCACCGCGATGACCCTGGCCGACATGGTGGAGAACGGGGAGACCTCGCTGGACCGGACGGTCGGCGAGGTCTTCACCGACGTCGACTTCGCCTCGGCGGAGACGGCCTCGATCACCCTGGAGGAGCTGGCCGTCCACCACGCCGGGCTGCCCGCGGTGGCCGGGATGTCCCCGGTGCGGCAGGCGCTGGTGTCGGTCGCCATGGACAACGTCTACGCCGACCTCCCCCCGCTGGAGACCGCGCTGGCCGGCGCCGAGCCGTCCGGGCGGGGAGAGTGGGCCTACTCCAACTTCGGGTACGCGGTGCTCGGGGCGGCGCTGGCGCGCGAGGCCGGGACCGACTACCCCGGCCTGGTCCGGGAGCGGGTCTTCGAGCCGCTGGGCATGGACGGCACCGGGGTGCTCGGCGCCGACTTCGAGGGCGCGCCGGCCGGCGCGGCCCTGCCGCACAAGGAGCCGGGCGCCCGGGTGGAGCTCTGGGAGTCGCTCGACTACGCCCCGGCCGGCGTCGGGACCTGGACGACCCTGTCGGACCTGGAGCGCTTCGCACGCGCGGTGGGCGACGGGTCGGCGCCGGGGATGAGCGCGCTGGAGCCGCGTGCGGAGAGCGCCCTCGGCGACGCCGCGAAGCAGGGGCTCGGCTGGGTCGAGCTGACCGCGGAGAACGGCACCGTGCTGCACGCCCACGACGGCGGGACCTACGGGACCACCGCCTTCCTCGCCGTGGACCGGGACTCCGGCCGCGCGGTGGCCGCGTTCACCAACACCGGCCTGGCCTCCCTGCCCGCAGTGTTCGGGCAGCAGGTGCTCGCCGGCGAGGACGTGATGGGCGCGGCCGCGCTGGAGGAGATGGCGCCGCCGGCGCTGGCCCTCGGCATGACGCTGCCGATGGTCCTGCTGCCGGTGCTGCTCGCCGCGGCGTTCGCGGTGCGGCGGCGGACCCTGGTCGGGCAGCGGCCGATCGACCGGATGCGGATCGTGTCGATGCCGCTGGGCGCGGCGGCCGTGCTGGCGCTGGCGCTGCCTCTCGGCTCCTGGGCGGTGACCCCGCCGGTGCTGTGGGCGGCGGGGCTCGGCGCGGTCGCCGCCTCCGCGATCGCCGCGGCCGCCCAGTGGAACCGGACGGTCTGGAACAACGCCCGGTGGCCGTGGCTGCACTACCCCTTCTTCGCCCTGTCGGTGCTGGTCTCGCTGTCGCTCATCGGGGTGGCGGGCTGGGCGGTGTCCACCCCCCTGTGACCCCGGTGCCGGCGTGCCGCGCCGGCCGCCCGGACAGGGGAGGGGGCCGTCCCGGCGGAGACGGCCCCCTCCGGGCGGGCCCGCACGGGCCCGCCTCCGGTGTGCTCAGCGCACCGGGACCTCCTCGGGCAGCCCCTGCCCGCAGGCGGCGCATTCGGCGCGGCGGCGCAGCGCGTAGGCGGCGGTGCCGACCGCCAGCGCGGCGCCCCAGATCGGGAAGGCCACCAGGAACAGCAGCCCGTGCCCGCCCGGGGCGGAGACCAGGCTCACCGACGAGCCGCCCAGCAGCTGGTCGGCCCAGCCCACCACGATGCCCTTGCCCATCGCGAGCAGCGCGACGGTGACGATGCCCGCGGGCACCACCGCCAGCGGGACCGGGACCTGCCGGCCGGCCAGGCCGACCATCCAGAACGGGAACCGGACGCCCCAGCGCTGCACCAGGCCGAGCATGAGGACCGCGCCGCCCAGGCCGGCCAGGCCGAGGCCGATGCCGACGACCAATGCCCCCTCCCCCTGGGCCTGGGCGATCTCCGCGGCGGAGAATCCGGGGTAGTAGCCGAAGATCCACGGGATGCGGATGGCCGGGTAGGCCAGCGCAGCGGCGACGCCCACCGCGACCGCGATGCGCCCGGTGCGCAGCGCCTCGGAGCGGCAGCGCCGCTCGTCCGCCCCGGTCCAGCCGGGCCGCCGGCCGCACCGCGGGCACGCCCCGCGCTGGGCGCGGGTCCCGGTCTGCGCCGCCATCCCCCACAGCACCGCGCCGGCCAGGCAGTACAGCAGGAACAGCGAACCGGGCTCGGAGACCACCTCGACGTACCGGGACGGCAGCCCGGGCAGTGCCCAGCCGGCCAGCAGCACCACCGGCAGGTAGCCGAACATGGTCAGCAGCGTGCCGTGCAGCGGGACCAGCACGATCACACCGGTGGTCAGCCAGCCCACCGCCGCTCCGGCGCGCAGCGCCCTACGGCTCCGGGCGCGGGCCAGCACCGCCGCGA from Nocardiopsis composta encodes:
- a CDS encoding serine hydrolase domain-containing protein, giving the protein MWGAALLAGAVVAAAGYMLMPFKGAPDLQVEGAPEPAAAAERAIGDSAGSYQGFGAVLVDGDGSAEAFGGTADGTAPIGVDTPFETGSVWKVFTAMTLADMVENGETSLDRTVGEVFTDVDFASAETASITLEELAVHHAGLPAVAGMSPVRQALVSVAMDNVYADLPPLETALAGAEPSGRGEWAYSNFGYAVLGAALAREAGTDYPGLVRERVFEPLGMDGTGVLGADFEGAPAGAALPHKEPGARVELWESLDYAPAGVGTWTTLSDLERFARAVGDGSAPGMSALEPRAESALGDAAKQGLGWVELTAENGTVLHAHDGGTYGTTAFLAVDRDSGRAVAAFTNTGLASLPAVFGQQVLAGEDVMGAAALEEMAPPALALGMTLPMVLLPVLLAAAFAVRRRTLVGQRPIDRMRIVSMPLGAAAVLALALPLGSWAVTPPVLWAAGLGAVAASAIAAAAQWNRTVWNNARWPWLHYPFFALSVLVSLSLIGVAGWAVSTPL
- a CDS encoding tetratricopeptide repeat protein produces the protein MPSAPAVFVDREHDLEEIGRLLERTTGTCVLLCEGPRGVGKSALLLRAADEFAGRFPDGRLYYDYSRGDGARRADPDAALTEFLIMLGVREEFLPTTYEGRLAEYRNRTADAAVLVIVEGAEEPAQVRQLVPAGPRSALLACGDGPALAELSIEPGGALPLPLDPLPDEHARELLHALCPRLDGGADGPALDRLVAACEGLPLALVMVAGRLRRDRRTGVTALADELSDEKRRLSAIRVNGGVTLSAAFGLSYRRLSGGAAELYRALGAWPGEVFDDGLAAAALGGNGGSDEVMPLLDELTAANLLVEEAGRLFRFRHGLIVLDARDRAAEEDPEEERTGRLRRMLDLYMVPLAFADRAVMGERTSPVDVDALTAGARDPFPEGDQGKRAALAWLGRERGTLLAAVRAAAAAGLHDRAWKIAVLATALYMNIRYLQDWAESGLLGAEAAREDGDPRGEIRLRSTVSRPLADLGRMDQAKQQIERAVELAGSIGDVLLEASAHEFHGRYLDLVDRERALAAYTRAEELSSSAGDGRNARRGAALAVYFRGRTLAELGRKEEAAADLEDALTRFLALSDPDERMAARVRTGLGDLRLKEKAYQQALPHFTAAIEALERRGGNSHYEALARESLADALTALGLPGEAERHLRRALEIHREGGGPRARILERRLEEEHGGNRS